The following proteins are co-located in the Moraxella nasovis genome:
- the ftsY gene encoding signal recognition particle-docking protein FtsY → MTNETSSNQGWFARMKQGLSKSSKNFTEGMMNVLVGGKEIDDELLEEVEDQLLVADIGVDATNQIIKNLTEATARGDLIYSHSLYKALKQELVQILSPKVAPLVIDTTKKPFVILMVGVNGVGKTTTIGKLAKRLQAEGKSVMLAAGDTFRAAATEQLQIWGERNHIPVIAQGHGADSASVIFDAMQSAKAKGIDVLIADTAGRLQNKTHLMNELEKVIRVMKKADASAPHETMIVLDAGTGQNAINQVKVFSEAVPLTGISVTKLDGTAKGGVVFNIAQNTKFPIRYIGVGESIDDLQSFDPKEFVDALFVDDK, encoded by the coding sequence ATGACAAACGAAACCTCTTCAAATCAAGGCTGGTTTGCCCGCATGAAACAAGGACTGTCTAAGTCTAGCAAGAACTTTACTGAGGGCATGATGAATGTGTTGGTCGGAGGCAAGGAGATTGATGATGAACTTCTAGAAGAGGTAGAAGATCAATTGCTTGTTGCTGATATTGGCGTTGATGCAACGAATCAAATCATTAAAAATCTGACAGAAGCGACAGCACGAGGCGACTTAATTTATTCGCATTCGCTATATAAAGCACTAAAGCAAGAGTTGGTGCAAATCTTATCGCCTAAGGTAGCACCGCTTGTTATTGATACCACCAAAAAGCCCTTTGTGATTTTAATGGTGGGTGTTAATGGTGTGGGTAAAACCACCACGATTGGTAAGCTTGCAAAACGCTTACAAGCTGAAGGCAAGTCAGTGATGCTTGCAGCAGGCGATACGTTTCGAGCGGCGGCAACAGAGCAGCTGCAGATTTGGGGTGAGCGTAATCACATTCCTGTGATTGCCCAAGGTCATGGAGCAGATAGTGCGTCGGTTATCTTTGATGCGATGCAATCGGCAAAAGCCAAAGGGATTGATGTGTTAATTGCAGATACGGCAGGGCGACTCCAAAATAAGACCCATTTGATGAATGAGCTTGAAAAAGTAATCCGTGTGATGAAAAAAGCAGACGCTAGTGCTCCGCATGAGACCATGATTGTGTTAGATGCAGGCACAGGACAAAATGCGATTAATCAAGTAAAAGTATTCTCAGAAGCTGTACCACTAACAGGCATTAGCGTCACCAAACTAGATGGCACAGCTAAAGGTGGCGTGGTCTTTAATATCGCCCAAAATACTAAATTTCCAATCCGTTATATCGGTGTAGGCGAGAGCATTGATGATTTGCAATCTTTTGACCCTAAAGAATTTGTAGATGCTTTATTTGTTGATGATAAATAG